The following are from one region of the Salvia splendens isolate huo1 chromosome 2, SspV2, whole genome shotgun sequence genome:
- the LOC121767769 gene encoding ABC transporter G family member 15-like, with protein sequence MEIEISSSIARDVEVGEGAAAFLAWEDLTALLPSSSNGPTRKLLNGLTGFALPGRFMAVMGPSGSGKSTFLNSLAGRLSGNVVTSGNVLLNGKIKKSLHYGIVAYVSQEDVVLGSLTVKESIAYSASLRLPSKQHTAEIIENTIAELGLEDCADHLIGNWHLRGISGGEKKRLSIALEIITQPHLLFLDEPTTGLDSASAFFVAQALRSIARRRRTIITTIHQPSTEVFSLFDDLLLLSSGQTVYFGEAAPALEFFAEAGFPCPDTRSPSDHYLRCINADFDYVNTALVGSHRVIGSQDMHSTTAEIRAKLLHKYQNSKLAERARAKIKQFSVTEGLVYEEISRGSHARWRKQLMVLIKRSFTNMSRDFGYYWLRILIYIVVSLCVGSVFHDVGSGYHAIMARGACGGFVSGFMTFMAIGGFPSFIEEIKVFNKERLNGHYGVGVYILSNFISSFPFLMVMSFSSVCITYFMVKYHPGFSHFMYAFIDLLLSISVVESCMMVVAALVPNFLMGVVVGAGFIGIMMATAGFFRLLPDLPLIFWKYPISYINYMAWGLQGAYKNDMIGMEFEGPVEGQPKLKGEYVLSSLLGISLRHSKWWDLVAVAAILVAYRLLFFTILKLKERAMPVFHTYYTKRTLDHLRRRPPPFPSSSKRHSLSSQEGRNSPLHST encoded by the exons atgGAGATAGAAATATCATCATCAATAGCAAGAGATGTAGAGGTTGGGGAAGGAGCGGCGGCATTCCTGGCGTGGGAGGACTTGACGGCGCTCCTCCCCAGCTCCAGCAATGGCCCCACCAGAAAGTTGCTCAATGGCTTAACCGGTTTCGCCCTTCCCGGAAGATTCATGGCCGTTATGGGCCCTTCCGGCTCCGGCAAGTCCACCTTTCTTAATTCTCTTGCag GCAGGCTTTCAGGAAACGTGGTAACTTCTGGGAACGTTCTTCTCAATGGAAAGATAAAAAAGTCACTTCACTATGGCATTGTT GCTTACGTAAGCCAAGAAGATGTGGTTTTAGGGAGTCTAACAGTGAAAGAAAGCATCGCATATTCAGCTTCCCTGAGGCTTCCAAGCAAGCAACATACTGCGGAGATAATCGAAAACACGATCGCCGAGTTAGGACTGGAGGACTGCGCTGATCACCTCATCGGAAACTGGCACTTGAGAGGGATCAGCGGCGGCGAGAAGAAGCGGCTGAGCATCGCCCTCGAGATCATAACGCAGCCGCACCTTCTCTTCCTCGACGAGCCCACCACCGGCCTCGACAGCGCCTCCGCCTTCTTTGTAGCCCAGGCTCTCAGAAGCATCGCCCGCCGCCGCAGAACCATCATCACCACCATTCACCAGCCCAGCACTGAGGTTTTCTCTCTCTTTGATGATCTCTTGCTTCTCTCCTCCGGCCAAACCGTCTACTTCGGAGAGGCCGCACCCGCACTTGAG TTCTTTGCTGAAGCGGGATTTCCATGTCCGGACACCAGGAGCCCTTCCGACCATTACCTTCGTTGTATCAATGCAGACTTTGACTACGTAAACACTGCACTCGTAGGATCGCACAGGGTAATAGGATCCCAAGATATGCATTCAACCACAGCAGAGATCAGAGCCAAGCTTCTACACAAATACCAAAATTCCAAACTCGCCGAAAGAGCCCGGGCAAAGATCAAACAGTTTTCTGTTACT GAAGGATTAGTGTATGAGGAAATTAGTAGAGGGAGCCATGCAAGATGGAGGAAGCAACTTATGGTTTTGATAAAGCGCTCGTTCACAAACATGTCTCGAGATTTTGGGTATTATTGGCTTCGAATTCTCATCTATATTGTGGTCTCTCTTTGTGTGGGTTCAGTCTTCCACGATGTTGGATCTGGTTATCATGCTATTATGGCTAGAGGAGCATGTGGTGGCTTTGTGTCCGGTTTTATGACATTCATGGCCATCGGAGGCTTCCCTTCATTCATCGAAGAAATCAAG GTATTCAACAAAGAAAGGCTCAACGGACATTATGGTGTAGGAGTGTACATACTATCTAACTTCATCTCTTCATTTCCTTTCTTGATGGTGATGTCATTCAGTTCAGTGtgtattacatacttcatggtGAAATATCACCCTGGCTTTTCCCACTTCATGTACGCTTTCATCGACCTTCTTCTCTCCATCTCCGTCGTTGAGAGCTGCATGATGGTGGTTGCCGCCCTCGTCCCCAATTTCCTCATGGGAGTCGTTGTCGGCGCAGGTTTCATT GGCATCATGATGGCTACAGCTGGTTTTTTCCGGCTGCTTCCTGATCTTCCTTTGATATTTTGGAAATATCCCATCTCTTACATCAACTACATGGCTTGGGGCCTACAA GGGGCTTATAAAAACGACATGATTGGAATGGAGTTTGAGGGTCCGGTGGAGGGGCAGCCGAAGCTAAAGGGGGAATATGTTCTAAGCTCATTGCTAGGGATCTCTCTGCGCCATTCGAAATGGTGGGATTTGGTTGCCGTTGCTGCCATTCTGGTAGCCTACAGATTGCTGTTCTTTACAATACTCAAGTTGAAGGAGAGAGCCATGCCAGTGTTTCATACTTACTATACAAAGAGGACACTTGACCATCTTAGGCGCCGGCCGCCGccttttccttcttcttccaagaggCATTCATTGTCTTCTCAAGAGGGCCGCAACTCCCCACTTCACTCAACCTAG
- the LOC121770256 gene encoding uncharacterized protein LOC121770256, protein MGGYLARLSLWKSLVLIGLFLNLIVNIENPRLLLTRWGPSSIASDDHDRTNLSHIALGMMGSVKTWPHRRGYLEAWWRPNKTRGYVFLDQAPPPELLPWPSTAPPYRVVDDLSGLFRVRKPRFELMPRMVHGILELMREEREGVRWVVMGDDDTVVFLDNIVDVLAEYDHNKYYYLGWHSESVVSNLWFSFDQAFGGGGIVMSYPLARALVADMDGCLLRYADSTSADLITMTCIADVGVNLTPHKGIHQVDLHGDFSGYLSAHPKVHVMTFHHFDAMDPIFPSMDRIESTRHLMKAADADQSRLLQQTICYHKKTNWSLSVSWGYSAQIYERIMPRSYLQMPIETFTPWAKGCGPPFYMFNTRPRSEDPCEKPHFFFLQSVSNASRQILTTYTRATSRGLPPCNHSADSITTIQVISPPKKRNQIDRCECCDIVRMDDVKVKVELRECNIDEIIA, encoded by the exons ATGGGTGGATACTTGGCAAGGTTGAGCTTGTGGAAAAGCCTTGTACTCATAGGCCTCTTTCTGAATTTGATAGTCAACATTGAAAACCCCCGACTCTTGCTAACAAGATGGGGGCCGTCATCCATTGCGAGCGACGACCATGACCGCACAAATCTGAGCCACATCGCCTTGGGCATGATGGGGTCGGTGAAAACATGGCCCCATCGGCGGGGTTACCTGGAGGCGTGGTGGCGGCCTAATAAAACCCGCGGGTACGTGTTCCTAGACCAGGCCCCGCCCCCGGAGCTCCTCCCGTGGCCGTCCACGGCCCCTCCATACAGGGTGGTGGACGACCTCTCAGGGCTGTTCCGGGTGAGGAAGCCCCGGTTCGAGCTGATGCCACGGATGGTGCATGGGATCCTGGAGTTAATGCGGGAGGAGCGGGAAGGGGTGAGGTGGGTAGTGATGGGGGACGACGACACGGTGGTGTTCTTGGACAACATAGTGGATgtactggcggagtatgatcaTAACAAGTACTACTATCTGGGGTGGCACTCCGAGAGCGTGGTGTCCAACTTGTGGTTCTCGTTCGACCAGGCGTTCGGGGGCGGAGGGATCGTCATGAGCTACCCCTTGGCCAGGGCGCTCGTGGCGGACATGGATGGATGTCTTCTTAGGTATGCCGACAGCACTTCCGCTGATTTGATCACCATGACTTGCATTGCAGATGTTGGCGTCAACCTCACACCTCATAAAGGAATTCATCAG gttgattTACATGGAGACTTCTCAGGTTACCTCTCAGCACATCCCAAAGTCCATGTGATGACATTCCATCACTTTGATGCAATGGATCCAATATTCCCCTCCATGGATCGCATCGAATCCACACGCCACCTCATGAAGGCCGCGGACGCCGACCAGTCCCGGTTGCTTCAACAGACCATCTGCTACCACAAGAAAACCAACTGGTCTTTGTCGGTATCATGGGGCTATTCTGCACAAATATACGAGAGAATAATGCCGCGGAGCTACCTGCAAATGCCCATAGAAACGTTCACGCCGTGGGCAAAAGGGTGCGGGCCCCCCTTCTACATGTTCAACACACGCCCAAGGTCCGAGGATCCTTGCGAAAAGCCTCATTTCTTCTTCCTACAATCCGTTTCCAACGCCTCTCGTCAAATCCTTACAACCTATACACGTGCCACCTCTCGGGGCTTGCCACCTTGCAACCACTCTGCTGATTCTATAACTACTATTCAAGTTATTTCGCCGCCAAAAAAGCGTAACCAG ATTGATAGATGTGAATGTTGTGATATTGTTCGGATGGACGATGTGAAAGTGAAAGTCGAACTTAGGGAGTGCAACATAGATGAGATCATAGCTTAA
- the LOC121780316 gene encoding uncharacterized protein LOC121780316, with the protein MGGLLARLSLWKSLVLIGLFLNLIVNIENPQVLLPRWGPSQSQVSSIEQNPTNLSHIAFGMMGSVKTWPHRRGYLEAWWRPNKTRGYVFLDEAPPPELLPWPSTAPPYRVVVVDDLSGVVVTEPRLVRMRRMVHGMLELVREEREGVRWVVTGDDDTVVFMDNIVDVLAEYDHNKYYYLGWHSESVVSNFLFSFDQAFGGGGVVMSYPLARALAAGMDGCLLRYADTKSADLITMTCIQDVGVSLTPHKGIHQVDLRGDFSGYLSAHPKVHLLTFHHFDAMDPIFPSMDRIESTRHLMKAADADQSRLLQQTICYHKKTNWSVSISWGYSAQIYETIMPRSFLQIPIETFTPWTQWRGPPFYMFKTRPTSNHPCQNPHFFFLQSVSNASPQILTTYTRATPRGLPPCNHSADSITTIQVTSPPKKRIQIDRCECCDIVRMDGVKVEVGLRECNIDEIIA; encoded by the exons ATGGGTGGTTTGTTAGCAAGGTTGAGCTTGTGGAAAAGCCTTGTACTCATAGGTCTGTTTCTGAATTTGATAGTCAACATTGAAAACCCCCAAGTGTTGTTACCGAGATGGGGGCCGTCCCAATCCCAAGTGTCATCGATTGAGCAGAACCCCACGAATCTGAGCCACATAGCCTTTGGCATGATGGGGTCGGTGAAAACATGGCCCCATCGGCGGGGTTACCTGGAGGCGTGGTGGCGGCCTAATAAAACCCGAGGCTACGTCTTCCTAGACGAGGCCCCGCCCCCAGAGCTCCTCCCGTGGCCATCCACAGCCCCTCCCTAcagggtggtggtggtggacgaCCTCTCTGGGGTGGTGGTCACGGAGCCCCGGTTGGTCCGGATGCGTCGGATGGTGCACGGGATGCTGGAGCTGGTGAGGGAGGAGAGGGAGGGGGTGAGGTGGGTGGTGACGGGGGACGACGACACGGTGGTGTTCATGGACAACATTGTGGATgtgctggcggagtatgatcaTAACAAGTACTATTATCTGGGGTGGCACTCCGAGAGCGTGGTGTCCAACTTTTTGTTCTCGTTCGACCAGGCGTTCGGGGGCGGAGGGGTCGTCATGAGCTACCCCTTGGCCAGGGCGCTGGCGGCGGGCATGGATGGCTGCCTTCTTAGGTATGCGGACACCAAGTCGGCGGATTTGATCACCATGACCTGCATTCAAGATGTTGGAGTCAGCCTCACACCTCATAAAGGAATTCACCAGGTTGATTTACGTGGAGACTTCTCCGGTTATCTCTCAGCCCATCCCAAAGTCCATCTCTTGACATTCCATCACTTTGACGCAATGGATCCAATATTCCCCTCCATGGATCGCATCGAATCCACACGCCACCTCATGAAGGCTGCGGACGCCGACCAGTCCCGCTTGCTTCAACAGACCATCTGCTACCACAAGAAAACCAACTGGTCTGTGTCTATATCATGGGGCTATTCCGCACAAATATACGAGACAATAATGCCGCGGAGCTTCTTGCAAATACCCATAGAAACGTTCACGCCGTGGACCCAATGGCGCGGCCCCCCCTTCTACATGTTCAAGACTCGCCCAACATCCAACCATCCTTGCCAAAACCCTCATTTCTTCTTCCTACAATCCGTTTCCAACGCCTCTCCTCAAATCCTTACAACCTACACACGTGCCACCCCTCGGGGCTTGCCACCTTGCAACCACTCTGCTGATTCTATAACTACTATTCAAGTTACTTCGCCGCCAAAAAAGCGTATCCAG ATTGATAGATGTGAATGTTGTGATATTGTTCGGATGGACGGTGTGAAAGTGGAAGTCGGACTTAGGGAGTGCAACATAGATGAGATCATAGCTTAA
- the LOC121793058 gene encoding extensin-2-like isoform X4 has translation MASFMEPRMWVFVALVSAFAVTANPDLPPWGYWKPDLYYSPPYIPYIYSSPPPPPYKYESPPPPPYKYESPPPPPYKYKSPPPPPYKYESPPPPPYKYESPPPPPYKYESPPPPPYKYESPPPPPYKYESPPPPPYVYKSPPPPPYKYESPPPPPYKYESPPPPPYKYESPPPPPYKYESPPPPPYKYESPPPPPYVYKSPPPPPYKYESPPPPPYAYKSPPPPPYKYESPPPPPYKYESPPPPPYVYKSPPPPPYKYESPPPPPYLYKSPPPPPYKYESPPPPPYKYESPPPPPYVYKSPPPPPYKYESPPPPPYVYKSPPPPPPYKYESPPPLPYKYESPPPPPYIYKSPPPPPYKYESPPPPPYIYKSPPPPPYKYESPPPPAYLYTSPPPPYHY, from the exons ATGGCGAGCTTCATGGAACCCCGAATGTGGGTTTTCGTGGCTCTCGTCTCCGCCTTCGCTGTCACGGCGAATCCTGACCTCCCACCGTGGGGATATTGGAAGCCCGACCTGTATTACTCACCACCATATATTCCTTATATCTACAGctcaccgccgccgccaccttACAAGTATGAatcccctccgccgccgccttaTAAATATGAgtcacctccaccacctccttacaaatacaaatcaccaccaccacctccttaCAAGTACGAGTCACCGCCGCCACCCCCTTACAAATATGAatcacctccacccccaccttACAAGTACGAGTCACCACCGCCACCCCCTTACAAATATGAATCACCTCCGCCCCCACCTTACAAGTACGAGTCACCACCGCCACCTCCTTATGTCTACAagtctccaccaccaccccctTACAAGTATGagtcacctccaccaccaccttacAAATACGAGTCACCTCCACCACCCCCTTACAAATATGAATCACCTCCGCCCCCACCTTACAAGTACGagtcaccaccaccacctccttaCAAGTACGAGTCACCACCGCCACCTCCTTATGTCTACaagtctccaccaccaccaccttacAAGTACGAGTCACCACCGCCACCTCCTTATGCCTACAagtctccaccaccaccccctTACAAGTATGAGTCACCTCCGCCCCCACCTTACAAGTACGagtcaccaccacctcctccttATGTCTACaagtctccaccaccaccaccttacAAGTATGAGTCTCCACCGCCTCCTCCATATCTTTACAAAtccccaccaccacctccttaTAAATATGAATCACCCCCACCTCCACCTTACAAATATGAGTCGCCGCCACCTCCTCCATATGTATACAAgtctcctccaccaccaccttacaagtatgaatcaccaccacctcctccctATGTCTACAaatccccaccaccaccaccaccttacAAATACGAGTCTCCTCCACCTCTACCGTACAAATACGAGTCTCCCCCACCTCCACCGTACATATATAAATCTCCACCGCCACCTCCTTATAAATACGAATCACCACCACCCCCTCCATATATCTACaaatctccaccaccaccaccttacAAATACGA gtcaccaccaccaccggcaTATCTTTACACATCACCACCTCCACCATATCACTACTAA
- the LOC121793058 gene encoding extensin-2-like isoform X2, producing the protein MASFMEPRMWVFVALVSAFAVTANPDLPPWGYWKPDLYYSPPYIPYIYSSPPPPPYKYESPPPPPYKYESPPPPPYKYKSPPPPPYKYESPPPPPYKYESPPPPPYKYESPPPPPYKYESPPPPPYKYESPPPPPYVYKSPPPPPYKYESPPPPPYKYESPPPPPYKYESPPPPPYKYESPPPPPYKYESPPPPPYVYKSPPPPPYKYESPPPPPYAYKSPPPPPYKYESPPPPPYKYESPPPPPYVYKSPPPPPYKYESPPPPPYLYKSPPPPPYKYESPPPPPYKYESPPPPPYVYKSPPPPPYKYESPPPPPYVYKSPPPPPPYKYESPPPLPYKYESPPPPPYIYKSPPPPPYKYESPPPPPYIYKSPPPPPYKYESPPPPPAYLYTSPPPPYHY; encoded by the exons ATGGCGAGCTTCATGGAACCCCGAATGTGGGTTTTCGTGGCTCTCGTCTCCGCCTTCGCTGTCACGGCGAATCCTGACCTCCCACCGTGGGGATATTGGAAGCCCGACCTGTATTACTCACCACCATATATTCCTTATATCTACAGctcaccgccgccgccaccttACAAGTATGAatcccctccgccgccgccttaTAAATATGAgtcacctccaccacctccttacaaatacaaatcaccaccaccacctccttaCAAGTACGAGTCACCGCCGCCACCCCCTTACAAATATGAatcacctccacccccaccttACAAGTACGAGTCACCACCGCCACCCCCTTACAAATATGAATCACCTCCGCCCCCACCTTACAAGTACGAGTCACCACCGCCACCTCCTTATGTCTACAagtctccaccaccaccccctTACAAGTATGagtcacctccaccaccaccttacAAATACGAGTCACCTCCACCACCCCCTTACAAATATGAATCACCTCCGCCCCCACCTTACAAGTACGagtcaccaccaccacctccttaCAAGTACGAGTCACCACCGCCACCTCCTTATGTCTACaagtctccaccaccaccaccttacAAGTACGAGTCACCACCGCCACCTCCTTATGCCTACAagtctccaccaccaccccctTACAAGTATGAGTCACCTCCGCCCCCACCTTACAAGTACGagtcaccaccacctcctccttATGTCTACaagtctccaccaccaccaccttacAAGTATGAGTCTCCACCGCCTCCTCCATATCTTTACAAAtccccaccaccacctccttaTAAATATGAATCACCCCCACCTCCACCTTACAAATATGAGTCGCCGCCACCTCCTCCATATGTATACAAgtctcctccaccaccaccttacaagtatgaatcaccaccacctcctccctATGTCTACAaatccccaccaccaccaccaccttacAAATACGAGTCTCCTCCACCTCTACCGTACAAATACGAGTCTCCCCCACCTCCACCGTACATATATAAATCTCCACCGCCACCTCCTTATAAATACGAATCACCACCACCCCCTCCATATATCTACaaatctccaccaccaccaccttacAAATACGAGTCACCAC caccaccaccggcaTATCTTTACACATCACCACCTCCACCATATCACTACTAA
- the LOC121793058 gene encoding extensin-2-like isoform X1: MASFMEPRMWVFVALVSAFAVTANPDLPPWGYWKPDLYYSPPYIPYIYSSPPPPPYKYESPPPPPYKYESPPPPPYKYKSPPPPPYKYESPPPPPYKYESPPPPPYKYESPPPPPYKYESPPPPPYKYESPPPPPYVYKSPPPPPYKYESPPPPPYKYESPPPPPYKYESPPPPPYKYESPPPPPYKYESPPPPPYVYKSPPPPPYKYESPPPPPYAYKSPPPPPYKYESPPPPPYKYESPPPPPYVYKSPPPPPYKYESPPPPPYLYKSPPPPPYKYESPPPPPYKYESPPPPPYVYKSPPPPPYKYESPPPPPYVYKSPPPPPPYKYESPPPLPYKYESPPPPPYIYKSPPPPPYKYESPPPPPYIYKSPPPPPYKYESPPPPPYKYESPPPPPYKYESPPPPLYVYKSPPPPAYLYTSPPPPYHY; this comes from the coding sequence ATGGCGAGCTTCATGGAACCCCGAATGTGGGTTTTCGTGGCTCTCGTCTCCGCCTTCGCTGTCACGGCGAATCCTGACCTCCCACCGTGGGGATATTGGAAGCCCGACCTGTATTACTCACCACCATATATTCCTTATATCTACAGctcaccgccgccgccaccttACAAGTATGAatcccctccgccgccgccttaTAAATATGAgtcacctccaccacctccttacaaatacaaatcaccaccaccacctccttaCAAGTACGAGTCACCGCCGCCACCCCCTTACAAATATGAatcacctccacccccaccttACAAGTACGAGTCACCACCGCCACCCCCTTACAAATATGAATCACCTCCGCCCCCACCTTACAAGTACGAGTCACCACCGCCACCTCCTTATGTCTACAagtctccaccaccaccccctTACAAGTATGagtcacctccaccaccaccttacAAATACGAGTCACCTCCACCACCCCCTTACAAATATGAATCACCTCCGCCCCCACCTTACAAGTACGagtcaccaccaccacctccttaCAAGTACGAGTCACCACCGCCACCTCCTTATGTCTACaagtctccaccaccaccaccttacAAGTACGAGTCACCACCGCCACCTCCTTATGCCTACAagtctccaccaccaccccctTACAAGTATGAGTCACCTCCGCCCCCACCTTACAAGTACGagtcaccaccacctcctccttATGTCTACaagtctccaccaccaccaccttacAAGTATGAGTCTCCACCGCCTCCTCCATATCTTTACAAAtccccaccaccacctccttaTAAATATGAATCACCCCCACCTCCACCTTACAAATATGAGTCGCCGCCACCTCCTCCATATGTATACAAgtctcctccaccaccaccttacaagtatgaatcaccaccacctcctccctATGTCTACAaatccccaccaccaccaccaccttacAAATACGAGTCTCCTCCACCTCTACCGTACAAATACGAGTCTCCCCCACCTCCACCGTACATATATAAATCTCCACCGCCACCTCCTTATAAATACGAATCACCACCACCCCCTCCATATATCTACaaatctccaccaccaccaccttacAAATACGAGTCACCACCACCCCCACCCTATAAGTATGAGTCACCCCCACCCCCACCCTATAAGTATGagtcaccaccacctcctctATATGTGTACAagtcaccaccaccaccggcaTATCTTTACACATCACCACCTCCACCATATCACTACTAA
- the LOC121793058 gene encoding extensin-2-like isoform X3, protein MASFMEPRMWVFVALVSAFAVTANPDLPPWGYWKPDLYYSPPYIPYIYSSPPPPPYKYESPPPPPYKYESPPPPPYKYKSPPPPPYKYESPPPPPYKYESPPPPPYKYESPPPPPYKYESPPPPPYKYESPPPPPYVYKSPPPPPYKYESPPPPPYKYESPPPPPYKYESPPPPPYKYESPPPPPYKYESPPPPPYVYKSPPPPPYKYESPPPPPYAYKSPPPPPYKYESPPPPPYKYESPPPPPYVYKSPPPPPYKYESPPPPPYLYKSPPPPPYKYESPPPPPYKYESPPPPPYVYKSPPPPPYKYESPPPPPYVYKSPPPPPPYKYESPPPLPYKYESPPPPPYIYKSPPPPPYKYESPPPPPYIYKSPPPPPYKYESPPPPAYLYTSPPPPYHY, encoded by the exons ATGGCGAGCTTCATGGAACCCCGAATGTGGGTTTTCGTGGCTCTCGTCTCCGCCTTCGCTGTCACGGCGAATCCTGACCTCCCACCGTGGGGATATTGGAAGCCCGACCTGTATTACTCACCACCATATATTCCTTATATCTACAGctcaccgccgccgccaccttACAAGTATGAatcccctccgccgccgccttaTAAATATGAgtcacctccaccacctccttacaaatacaaatcaccaccaccacctccttaCAAGTACGAGTCACCGCCGCCACCCCCTTACAAATATGAatcacctccacccccaccttACAAGTACGAGTCACCACCGCCACCCCCTTACAAATATGAATCACCTCCGCCCCCACCTTACAAGTACGAGTCACCACCGCCACCTCCTTATGTCTACAagtctccaccaccaccccctTACAAGTATGagtcacctccaccaccaccttacAAATACGAGTCACCTCCACCACCCCCTTACAAATATGAATCACCTCCGCCCCCACCTTACAAGTACGagtcaccaccaccacctccttaCAAGTACGAGTCACCACCGCCACCTCCTTATGTCTACaagtctccaccaccaccaccttacAAGTACGAGTCACCACCGCCACCTCCTTATGCCTACAagtctccaccaccaccccctTACAAGTATGAGTCACCTCCGCCCCCACCTTACAAGTACGagtcaccaccacctcctccttATGTCTACaagtctccaccaccaccaccttacAAGTATGAGTCTCCACCGCCTCCTCCATATCTTTACAAAtccccaccaccacctccttaTAAATATGAATCACCCCCACCTCCACCTTACAAATATGAGTCGCCGCCACCTCCTCCATATGTATACAAgtctcctccaccaccaccttacaagtatgaatcaccaccacctcctccctATGTCTACAaatccccaccaccaccaccaccttacAAATACGAGTCTCCTCCACCTCTACCGTACAAATACGAGTCTCCCCCACCTCCACCGTACATATATAAATCTCCACCGCCACCTCCTTATAAATACGAATCACCACCACCCCCTCCATATATCTACaaatctccaccaccaccaccttacAAATACGAGTCACCAC caccaccggcaTATCTTTACACATCACCACCTCCACCATATCACTACTAA